A genomic region of Candidatus Limnocylindrales bacterium contains the following coding sequences:
- a CDS encoding methyl-accepting chemotaxis protein, producing MLKDQAKPGEVSLDNLPVIHRLGTKFIGGSILLLIVFGLMGYFILNFNQENFLDKELQTKAGAVARVLAAHISGNFARGDYAGVQKELELMKTLEPEIVYIYVRDAGGNVVARASSLVSVTPNPLSKDQAISYRRFFVKLDGTEQEVIDAGVRVIPEQKAELHVGVRTEVQNYLYSKILKFALVALVMIILGIFFMRYITLSQVLNPVRELLDLANRVKKGNLGQKAEITAMNEIGLLGHALNEMMDHIQQQKQAGARAEEAMNTIQSHILNMLNIVAAAAQGDLTKEAEVTADVLGSLADAFNLMITGLASLVEQVRDAAGDIGSATTQILAAVPHMLKGAEEQRVHINNTSSAVDEISISMQQVSNNAEAASQASQRATEAAQKGEKSVAETIKGMHRIRNTVQVTSKKIKSLGDRSLEIGEIVEVIDDIASQTNLLALNAAIEAARAGEHGRGFAVVAEEVRKLAERSSKATENIAELIKGIQAETTEAVRAMEEGTREVEEGTRLADIAGASLKEIDKIVGQVADLIHEISLAAKQQVRGTEGVVKSMESISDITAQHVEFVRQTTETIKQLATLSDRLTEAIGRFKLRERDPRFLPRASREKIVSSSTTSLAEEDEGFGEDSDDEDLITDKDFGI from the coding sequence ATGCTGAAAGATCAAGCAAAACCAGGGGAAGTTTCCCTGGATAACCTTCCAGTTATTCACCGGCTGGGAACCAAATTTATTGGGGGAAGTATTCTTTTACTTATTGTTTTTGGCCTTATGGGGTATTTCATTTTAAACTTTAATCAGGAAAATTTCCTGGATAAAGAACTACAGACAAAGGCAGGTGCAGTAGCCAGAGTACTTGCGGCTCATATTTCTGGGAACTTCGCTCGAGGAGATTATGCAGGCGTGCAGAAAGAGTTGGAGCTGATGAAAACCCTGGAACCCGAAATCGTCTATATCTATGTCCGGGATGCCGGTGGAAACGTAGTGGCCAGAGCCTCCTCTTTGGTCAGTGTAACTCCCAATCCACTTTCTAAGGACCAGGCGATCAGTTACCGGAGGTTTTTTGTTAAATTGGATGGTACAGAACAAGAAGTTATCGATGCAGGAGTTAGAGTTATACCGGAACAAAAAGCAGAGCTTCACGTGGGGGTGAGAACAGAGGTACAAAATTATCTTTACTCCAAGATTTTGAAATTCGCGTTAGTCGCTCTGGTCATGATAATTCTCGGCATCTTCTTTATGCGTTATATCACGCTCTCACAGGTTCTAAATCCTGTTCGGGAATTGTTAGATTTAGCTAATCGAGTAAAGAAAGGGAATTTGGGGCAAAAGGCAGAAATTACCGCCATGAACGAAATTGGCCTATTGGGTCATGCACTGAATGAGATGATGGATCATATTCAACAACAGAAGCAGGCTGGAGCACGAGCCGAGGAAGCCATGAATACCATTCAATCCCACATCTTAAACATGCTTAATATTGTCGCCGCCGCTGCTCAGGGAGATTTAACAAAAGAAGCAGAGGTAACTGCCGATGTTCTGGGTTCTTTGGCCGACGCGTTTAATTTGATGATTACGGGTTTAGCGTCTCTGGTAGAGCAGGTTCGAGATGCTGCAGGAGATATCGGTTCTGCTACCACACAGATTTTAGCCGCTGTCCCCCATATGTTAAAAGGAGCTGAAGAACAACGGGTTCATATTAACAATACTTCCAGTGCGGTCGATGAGATTTCTATTTCCATGCAGCAGGTTTCTAATAACGCCGAAGCGGCCAGCCAGGCGTCTCAAAGGGCTACCGAAGCAGCTCAGAAGGGTGAGAAATCCGTAGCAGAAACCATCAAGGGGATGCATCGCATTAGAAATACCGTTCAGGTGACCAGTAAGAAGATTAAAAGTTTAGGAGATCGATCCCTGGAGATTGGTGAAATTGTAGAAGTTATCGATGATATTGCCTCTCAAACCAACCTCCTGGCCCTTAATGCTGCCATCGAAGCAGCTCGAGCAGGTGAACATGGACGAGGGTTTGCGGTGGTAGCTGAAGAAGTGCGAAAATTGGCCGAACGATCCAGTAAAGCCACGGAAAATATCGCAGAACTCATTAAAGGAATTCAGGCCGAGACTACCGAAGCAGTCCGGGCCATGGAAGAGGGTACCCGGGAAGTGGAAGAAGGAACCCGCCTGGCCGATATTGCAGGTGCCTCCCTTAAGGAAATCGACAAAATTGTCGGACAGGTGGCGGACCTTATCCATGAAATTTCCCTCGCCGCAAAACAACAGGTTCGTGGAACCGAAGGGGTCGTTAAATCCATGGAGAGCATTTCTGATATCACCGCCCAACACGTGGAATTTGTCAGACAAACCACCGAGACCATTAAACAACTGGCAACCTTATCGGACCGCCTTACCGAAGCGATTGGGAGATTTAAACTCCGTGAAAGAGATCCTCGATTCCTTCCCCGGGCATCCAGGGAAAAGATAGTCTCCTCCTCCACTACCTCCCTTGCCGAAGAGGATGAAGGATTTGGAGAAGATTCTGATGATGAAGATCTCATTACCGATAAGGATTTCGGAATCTGA
- a CDS encoding chemotaxis protein CheW, with the protein MPDPLKQVEISQEGEKAPESEQTLETIQVCLFKLGGTPFGIYALKVQEIIKMIDITPVPTTPSFLLGVINLRGDIIPVVDIREVLGLSLKEVSKENRILIVNLAGNRIGFRVDAVLGVYHLEKNIIEPSYIQNPVSNLQFVSEVIQFQDDFLVLLDFDKIYEKIQL; encoded by the coding sequence ATGCCCGATCCACTTAAACAAGTAGAAATTTCCCAGGAAGGAGAAAAGGCTCCGGAATCCGAACAAACGCTTGAAACCATCCAGGTATGCCTGTTTAAATTAGGAGGTACCCCTTTCGGTATTTATGCCCTGAAGGTTCAGGAAATTATAAAAATGATAGATATAACCCCGGTGCCGACCACGCCTTCTTTTTTATTGGGGGTTATTAACCTGAGAGGAGATATTATCCCTGTAGTCGATATTCGAGAAGTTTTAGGACTTAGCTTAAAAGAGGTCAGTAAAGAAAATCGGATTCTGATTGTGAACCTCGCAGGAAACCGAATTGGCTTTAGAGTGGATGCGGTTTTAGGAGTTTACCATCTTGAAAAAAATATTATCGAACCTTCCTATATCCAAAATCCGGTATCCAATCTTCAATTTGTATCGGAAGTTATTCAATTTCAAGATGATTTTCTCGTTCTTTTAGATTTTGATAAGATTTATGAAAAAATTCAGTTATAA
- a CDS encoding response regulator: protein MGRILIIEDSLVEIEIMKRVLQSTPHTLAIAKDGEDGIEKARAIKPQLILMDVVMPKKNGFQVCRELRNDPQFKNTPIILVSSKDKDFDKVWGKQQGASDYLVKPYNPEDLLAIVKKYLKT, encoded by the coding sequence ATGGGACGGATTCTCATCATTGAGGACAGTCTGGTTGAGATAGAGATCATGAAACGCGTTTTACAATCTACTCCACATACTTTAGCTATTGCCAAAGATGGGGAGGATGGGATTGAAAAAGCCAGGGCTATTAAACCTCAATTGATACTTATGGATGTGGTTATGCCTAAGAAAAATGGATTTCAGGTTTGCCGGGAATTGAGAAATGACCCCCAGTTTAAAAATACGCCTATTATTCTCGTATCTTCTAAGGATAAAGATTTTGATAAAGTCTGGGGTAAACAGCAAGGCGCGTCCGATTATCTGGTAAAACCCTACAATCCTGAGGATTTACTGGCTATTGTGAAAAAGTATTTGAAGACATAG
- a CDS encoding response regulator, producing the protein MKTLLLVTGEESLQKELDEIASGQFESLRVPNEIDGLVLALMIRPAAVLVDTDSLRIKEEKFSSTITKHKGFQSIPVFFISNNSQVSEEIKNLSNFKGLLQKPLDPEETRSQIASLPHSLVSPLPSWEKGTGGEGESSSETKAGSPPDSAIKKDSSAIKILSVDDSSVVRKLVSMILTAEGFKVITASDGLDGINKAREIMPDLILLDFVMPRMNGFQVCRLLQKDEQLKHIPVILVTSKGDKVGDKFVSELGVTGYITKPFQPEELITKIRQTLESHNTQKVSLTPAIATSPQQAVEGSPTPESQIPLHPSLDGVKAPETPATTLSAQQNIQVLVQEEINKWLTSGDLEAKIEKMIEARLSKVFQEKILKHMEKLIQDRVKGVQDKVDKIIEFIRKSKQ; encoded by the coding sequence ATGAAAACTTTACTCTTAGTTACAGGGGAAGAATCTCTCCAGAAAGAATTAGATGAAATCGCATCCGGTCAATTTGAATCCCTTCGGGTTCCCAATGAGATAGATGGTTTAGTCTTAGCCTTGATGATCAGGCCGGCTGCAGTGTTGGTAGACACGGATTCGTTAAGAATAAAAGAAGAAAAATTCTCTTCCACCATTACCAAACACAAGGGCTTCCAATCGATCCCTGTTTTCTTTATTTCAAATAATTCCCAGGTTAGCGAAGAGATTAAAAATCTGTCTAATTTCAAAGGTTTACTACAAAAGCCCTTAGATCCTGAAGAAACACGGTCTCAAATTGCTTCACTTCCTCACTCCCTGGTTTCCCCTCTCCCAAGTTGGGAGAAGGGAACCGGAGGTGAGGGGGAAAGTTCGTCGGAGACAAAGGCAGGAAGCCCTCCGGATTCGGCAATAAAAAAGGATAGTTCCGCTATCAAAATCCTCTCTGTGGATGACAGCTCGGTAGTTCGAAAACTGGTGAGTATGATTTTAACCGCTGAAGGTTTTAAGGTGATAACGGCTTCCGACGGCCTGGATGGAATCAACAAAGCCAGAGAAATCATGCCGGATCTCATCCTGTTAGATTTCGTTATGCCGCGGATGAACGGTTTTCAGGTTTGCCGACTTCTTCAGAAAGATGAACAGTTAAAACATATTCCGGTGATTCTTGTCACTTCCAAAGGAGATAAAGTAGGAGATAAATTTGTAAGCGAGTTGGGGGTTACAGGATATATTACTAAACCTTTTCAACCGGAAGAACTTATTACAAAAATTCGTCAGACCCTTGAAAGCCACAATACCCAAAAAGTTTCCCTTACGCCTGCAATAGCCACATCTCCCCAACAAGCCGTTGAGGGTTCCCCTACCCCGGAGTCCCAGATTCCTCTCCACCCCTCCCTAGATGGGGTGAAAGCGCCTGAAACTCCCGCTACCACCCTTTCCGCCCAGCAGAATATCCAGGTCCTTGTACAGGAAGAGATAAACAAGTGGTTAACCTCAGGGGACCTTGAAGCTAAGATAGAAAAGATGATTGAAGCCCGGCTTTCCAAAGTGTTTCAGGAAAAGATTCTAAAGCATATGGAAAAGTTAATCCAGGATAGGGTCAAGGGAGTTCAGGATAAGGTCGATAAAATTATAGAATTTATCAGGAAATCTAAACAATAG
- a CDS encoding metallophosphoesterase — protein sequence MKCRFFRLFSLSILIAFSIQIPVFLDLLRWMGSYPVIVLGSWINFPFIFRILAGGFYEPPRSLWRLYLTEFPFYIWWTASLLYTCIKVPILLAHLLFSPMTTMGEHAFLDLFSQSAFLWALTHAGYLVLWRRQNLCVNRVTVPISNLPEAYEGYRIVQMTDLHCSRFTPGSWIARWAEQVNALAPHLIVLTGDYISAGDLYIEELGEALSGLSAPDGVVAILGNHDYFGDTRRLILALERAGIKVLRNQGRILNPHKPPLFLAGVDDTWTRRADIKLALAERPKGVPTILLAHDPSLFPEAVENHVDLTLSGHTHGGQVAFPIAPKTLNLSRLYHRFVAGLYRIGSSTLYVSRGAGTTGPPVRLNVSGEISEITLTRG from the coding sequence ATGAAGTGTAGATTTTTTCGTCTTTTTAGTTTATCCATCCTGATCGCTTTCAGTATTCAGATTCCTGTATTCCTGGACTTACTCCGATGGATGGGAAGTTATCCGGTTATAGTTTTAGGTAGTTGGATCAACTTTCCTTTCATTTTTCGCATCCTGGCCGGAGGTTTTTACGAACCCCCTCGATCTTTATGGAGACTTTATCTTACAGAGTTTCCTTTTTATATTTGGTGGACGGCTTCCCTGCTTTATACCTGTATTAAGGTACCTATTCTCCTGGCTCACCTTTTATTTTCACCCATGACGACTATGGGAGAACATGCTTTTTTAGATTTATTTTCCCAAAGTGCCTTTCTATGGGCCTTAACCCACGCAGGTTACTTAGTCCTCTGGCGTCGACAAAACCTTTGTGTGAACCGGGTTACAGTTCCCATTTCCAATTTACCTGAAGCCTATGAAGGATATCGGATTGTTCAGATGACCGATTTACACTGTAGTCGTTTCACGCCGGGCTCTTGGATTGCCCGGTGGGCTGAGCAGGTGAATGCACTGGCTCCTCATCTCATTGTTCTCACAGGGGATTATATCTCCGCTGGAGACCTGTATATTGAAGAGTTAGGGGAAGCTTTATCCGGATTGTCGGCCCCAGATGGAGTGGTCGCCATTCTGGGAAATCATGATTATTTCGGGGATACCAGGCGATTAATTTTGGCCTTGGAGCGAGCGGGCATCAAGGTCCTTCGGAATCAAGGAAGGATCCTAAATCCTCATAAACCACCCCTTTTCCTGGCTGGTGTGGACGACACCTGGACGCGTCGGGCAGATATAAAATTAGCCCTTGCAGAAAGGCCGAAAGGGGTCCCGACCATCCTTCTCGCCCATGACCCTTCCCTATTCCCGGAAGCCGTCGAAAACCATGTGGATTTAACCCTTTCCGGACATACCCATGGAGGGCAGGTTGCCTTTCCTATAGCACCTAAAACCTTAAACCTGTCGCGTCTTTATCACCGCTTTGTAGCCGGCCTCTACCGAATAGGATCCAGTACCCTCTATGTGTCCCGAGGCGCAGGTACCACAGGTCCACCCGTTCGCCTTAATGTATCCGGTGAGATATCCGAAATTACCCTTACACGGGGTTAG
- a CDS encoding 3'(2'),5'-bisphosphate nucleotidase CysQ, which produces MKELDAAKQAAQEAGQIIRSYYQKVYQTSYKEGYRDESGIKINPVTEVDLKSNEKIREVLKGTFPDYGWLSEETKDSEERFHKKRVWIVDPLDGTKEFIGGIPEFTVSIGLVEEGVPVVGVIYNPITGELFWASRGSGSFCGDQRLQCSRQEDLPKIRLIVSRSEYQKGKTESFKSLVSEIIPLGSSAYKLGVLAQGRGDLYLSHHPLNEWDICGGHLILQEAGGILLDFNGKEIKYNQRRVETGGGIIAGNEALVRKTLQKLDLFLT; this is translated from the coding sequence ATGAAAGAATTAGACGCTGCCAAACAAGCTGCACAGGAAGCAGGCCAGATTATCCGTTCCTATTATCAGAAGGTTTATCAAACCTCTTACAAGGAAGGTTATCGAGATGAAAGTGGGATTAAAATAAATCCGGTCACCGAAGTGGATCTTAAATCCAATGAAAAAATACGAGAGGTTCTAAAAGGCACTTTCCCTGACTATGGTTGGTTATCGGAGGAAACCAAGGACTCTGAGGAGAGATTTCATAAGAAAAGGGTTTGGATTGTAGATCCCCTGGATGGAACCAAGGAGTTTATCGGTGGAATTCCAGAATTTACGGTTTCTATTGGGTTAGTAGAAGAAGGGGTACCGGTGGTGGGGGTGATCTATAATCCCATCACAGGGGAGTTATTTTGGGCCTCAAGGGGAAGTGGCTCGTTTTGCGGAGATCAGCGTCTCCAATGCTCTCGTCAGGAGGATCTCCCCAAGATCCGACTCATCGTGAGCCGTTCTGAATATCAAAAAGGTAAGACAGAATCGTTCAAGTCCCTGGTTTCTGAAATCATTCCTTTGGGAAGCAGTGCTTATAAATTGGGGGTTTTAGCCCAAGGCCGGGGGGACCTCTACCTGAGCCATCATCCTTTGAACGAGTGGGATATCTGTGGGGGTCACCTGATTTTACAAGAAGCCGGAGGAATTCTGTTGGATTTTAATGGGAAGGAAATAAAATACAATCAGAGGAGGGTTGAAACCGGTGGAGGGATCATTGCAGGAAACGAAGCCTTGGTGAGAAAAACACTTCAGAAGCTGGATCTCTTCTTAACTTGA
- a CDS encoding YicC/YloC family endoribonuclease: MLKSMTGYGSVNLQQGNRTYILEVKSVNHRYCDVNVKVPSQYGFLENEIKKFIKERFSRGRFDVYLDIDELEGNSRKISFDHALAARYLKELKELGTELGIETPIDLFSLIKLPEVIKIEKEPEDQEEIIQSVQKTLELALAQLEEMRKKEGELLRQEILTILNRIQAATLRISQRAPLIPVEYKKNLQERVRNLLENTLEVDEARLLQEVVIFAERMDITEELARLNSHLTQFYKLTESEEPVGKRLDFLIQEMNREVNTIGSKANDALVSQEVVEIKTEMERMREQVQNIE, from the coding sequence ATGCTCAAAAGCATGACCGGATATGGCTCTGTAAACCTCCAACAGGGTAATCGAACTTACATCTTAGAGGTTAAATCGGTTAACCATCGATATTGCGATGTCAACGTGAAGGTACCCTCTCAATATGGATTTTTGGAGAATGAAATCAAAAAGTTTATCAAGGAAAGATTTTCCAGAGGTCGATTCGATGTTTATCTAGATATAGATGAATTGGAGGGGAATTCCAGGAAGATCTCCTTTGATCATGCTCTGGCTGCCAGGTACCTGAAAGAGCTAAAGGAATTGGGAACCGAACTCGGTATAGAGACTCCTATAGACCTCTTCTCGCTGATTAAACTGCCCGAGGTGATTAAAATAGAAAAAGAGCCGGAGGATCAGGAAGAAATTATCCAGTCTGTTCAGAAAACTCTGGAACTGGCACTGGCTCAACTTGAGGAGATGCGGAAGAAAGAAGGGGAATTGCTTCGTCAAGAAATTTTAACGATTTTAAATCGTATCCAGGCAGCTACCCTCCGTATTAGTCAACGCGCTCCCCTGATTCCTGTAGAGTATAAAAAGAACCTCCAGGAACGTGTCAGGAATCTCCTGGAAAACACCCTAGAAGTCGATGAAGCCAGACTTCTTCAAGAAGTGGTCATCTTCGCGGAGCGAATGGATATAACCGAAGAGCTTGCCAGATTAAATAGCCATCTTACCCAGTTTTATAAACTTACAGAGTCCGAAGAACCGGTTGGAAAAAGGTTAGATTTTCTCATTCAAGAAATGAACCGGGAGGTAAACACCATAGGCTCTAAAGCTAATGATGCCCTGGTCTCTCAGGAAGTGGTAGAAATCAAAACTGAAATGGAAAGAATGAGAGAACAGGTCCAGAATATTGAGTGA
- a CDS encoding DUF370 domain-containing protein yields the protein MGPKLINIGFGNVVVASRIVAVVAPSSAPMKRLKEEARQNKKLIDATQGRKTRAVIITDSDHVILSAVQPTTVAQRFLAEESAEESPEA from the coding sequence GTGGGTCCAAAACTTATTAATATCGGATTTGGAAATGTTGTGGTTGCATCTCGCATTGTTGCAGTCGTGGCGCCGAGTTCGGCGCCTATGAAACGGCTCAAGGAAGAAGCCCGTCAGAATAAAAAGCTCATTGATGCAACTCAGGGTCGAAAAACCCGTGCGGTTATTATTACCGATAGCGATCACGTAATTCTTTCGGCTGTACAACCAACCACCGTAGCTCAAAGATTTCTGGCAGAAGAATCAGCCGAAGAATCCCCCGAAGCATAG
- the gmk gene encoding guanylate kinase: protein MDIEFKKSQKGLLYVVSAPSGAGKTSLCKEVIRRIPNLEHSISYTTRKPRRDEVDGVDYHFVTPEVFKDMIRKGEFAEYALVHGHLYGTGLKITEEKLAKGISLVLAIDVQGADQLRRRYPEGVFIFVLPPFFSLLRKRLLERHSDSADEIERRLAKAYEEIKHYKKYHYVIINDNLEKAVEEFCAIILAEQCRAFRITAHPNICL from the coding sequence ATGGATATAGAGTTTAAGAAGAGTCAAAAGGGGCTCCTTTATGTGGTATCGGCCCCCTCAGGAGCCGGAAAAACCTCATTATGTAAAGAAGTCATCCGACGTATTCCTAACCTGGAGCATTCCATCTCTTATACGACCCGAAAACCTCGACGGGATGAAGTGGATGGGGTAGATTACCATTTTGTGACCCCCGAGGTTTTCAAGGACATGATTCGGAAGGGCGAGTTCGCCGAATATGCCCTCGTACATGGACATCTTTACGGAACCGGCTTAAAAATAACCGAAGAAAAATTAGCTAAGGGAATCAGCCTTGTTTTAGCTATTGATGTTCAAGGGGCTGATCAATTGAGGAGAAGATATCCGGAAGGTGTTTTTATTTTTGTTCTCCCTCCGTTTTTTTCCCTTTTAAGAAAAAGATTGTTGGAAAGGCATTCTGATTCTGCCGATGAGATCGAACGTCGGTTGGCTAAGGCCTATGAAGAAATAAAACACTATAAAAAATATCACTACGTTATTATTAACGATAATCTGGAGAAGGCCGTAGAAGAGTTTTGTGCCATTATCCTGGCCGAGCAGTGTCGTGCCTTTAGAATAACGGCCCATCCAAACATTTGTCTATGA
- the coaBC gene encoding bifunctional phosphopantothenoylcysteine decarboxylase/phosphopantothenate--cysteine ligase CoaBC → MTTLQGKNILLGVTGGIAAYKSAEIVRGFKKAGAQVQVVMTRNARRFITPLTLETLSQNRVMTEMFPSSYEDEEEAGTLLRSTSTNLQEIDHIALAQRADVVLIAPATANIIGKLAHGICDDLLSTLVIATKAPVILAPAMNCYMYEHPVVQGNLEKLKSLGVQVIEPEAGFLACQMEGKGRLPDPDVIVTFVVKFLHNRQRLLGKKVLVTAGPTREAIDPVRFISNRSSGRMGYAIAKVAQQWGAEVFLVSGPTALAVPPGVHLTRVETAAEMREAVLKYFPEMDVVIKAAAVADYRVKEVKDQKIKKEAPGLVLELEKTPDILEELGRIKEKQVLVGFAAETQNLLSYAEEKLRRKNLDFIVVNDVSRKDTGFEVETNAIQIVHRNGKVTDYPLMPKEKVAEVILEEILPFLADKETQSRHRGE, encoded by the coding sequence ATGACCACATTACAAGGTAAAAATATTCTTCTGGGTGTCACCGGGGGTATTGCAGCCTATAAATCGGCTGAAATAGTCCGGGGGTTTAAAAAAGCAGGAGCTCAGGTTCAGGTGGTCATGACCCGAAATGCCCGGCGTTTCATAACCCCTCTTACCTTAGAGACTCTCTCCCAAAATCGGGTTATGACCGAGATGTTTCCGTCTTCCTACGAGGATGAGGAAGAAGCCGGAACCCTTCTCCGATCTACTTCTACGAATCTCCAGGAGATCGATCACATTGCCCTCGCCCAGAGGGCCGATGTGGTTCTCATTGCTCCGGCGACAGCCAATATAATCGGTAAACTGGCTCATGGGATCTGCGATGATTTGCTCTCAACCCTTGTCATTGCGACCAAAGCTCCAGTGATCCTGGCTCCGGCCATGAATTGCTATATGTATGAACATCCGGTAGTCCAGGGCAACCTGGAAAAGTTAAAATCCCTGGGGGTTCAGGTTATAGAACCCGAGGCAGGCTTTCTGGCCTGCCAGATGGAAGGAAAAGGACGACTGCCGGACCCTGATGTTATTGTGACCTTTGTTGTAAAATTTTTACACAATCGGCAACGTCTCCTGGGTAAAAAGGTGTTGGTTACGGCGGGTCCGACCCGAGAAGCCATCGATCCGGTCCGTTTTATTTCCAACCGATCTTCTGGACGGATGGGTTATGCCATTGCTAAGGTCGCCCAACAATGGGGTGCCGAAGTATTTTTAGTTAGTGGACCTACGGCCTTAGCCGTTCCCCCCGGAGTTCATTTAACTCGAGTGGAAACGGCGGCTGAAATGCGGGAAGCAGTGCTGAAATACTTTCCCGAAATGGATGTGGTCATCAAGGCCGCCGCAGTGGCCGATTATCGGGTTAAGGAGGTTAAAGATCAAAAGATTAAAAAGGAAGCCCCAGGGTTAGTTCTGGAACTCGAAAAAACTCCGGATATTTTAGAAGAGTTAGGCCGGATCAAGGAAAAACAAGTTCTGGTCGGATTTGCAGCCGAGACCCAAAACCTTCTTTCCTATGCCGAAGAAAAACTCCGAAGAAAAAACCTGGATTTCATCGTTGTGAACGACGTGAGTCGTAAAGATACCGGGTTTGAAGTGGAAACCAATGCCATTCAAATCGTTCATCGAAATGGAAAGGTTACAGACTATCCCCTTATGCCTAAGGAAAAAGTAGCCGAGGTCATTCTGGAAGAAATCTTGCCTTTTCTGGCCGATAAGGAGACTCAAAGCCGTCATCGCGGGGAGTGA
- a CDS encoding VWA domain-containing protein, with protein sequence MTWEYPWILWGLLTIPFLIGLFLRLWHQKKASWDLWGRLPFVRKQSVLLSKKKYFLTTSLFLVGFTLSLLGFASPVIQRSDREPIWENVVLVILLDVSRSMEAPYHPGEENATSRFAETKKSLQEFISSLPKGVKISLVPFSEYAIPITSGFSDDHDEIIAKIRHLPRNFFYKQGTDLTTALQEGFNLIDTFLRMYKEGIPASSAPPITSLILISDGDRPLTRDMYNLLARRGSSVPVFTIGIGSEDPTYIPDPLSPLGYLTDQKGQPVTTALKADVLQFIAEKTGGTYYTLENRGELFATLQDIIQKQGSQNQREYTYPYPLRSFFFLGAFILLLIFYRLEEG encoded by the coding sequence ATGACCTGGGAATATCCCTGGATTTTATGGGGATTACTCACTATTCCGTTCCTGATAGGCCTTTTTTTGCGTTTATGGCATCAGAAAAAAGCCTCCTGGGACCTATGGGGTAGGCTTCCCTTTGTACGTAAGCAAAGCGTACTTCTTTCAAAAAAAAAGTATTTTCTTACCACAAGTCTTTTCCTTGTCGGCTTTACACTCAGTCTACTTGGTTTTGCTTCCCCGGTTATTCAACGTTCTGACCGGGAACCCATCTGGGAGAACGTGGTTTTGGTCATTCTATTGGATGTTTCTAGAAGTATGGAGGCTCCCTATCACCCCGGTGAGGAAAATGCCACCAGTCGTTTTGCAGAGACCAAAAAGAGTCTTCAGGAATTTATTTCTTCCCTTCCTAAAGGGGTCAAGATCAGCCTGGTCCCTTTTTCCGAGTATGCAATCCCCATTACCAGTGGTTTTAGCGATGATCACGATGAGATCATCGCCAAAATTCGACATCTTCCCCGTAACTTTTTTTATAAACAGGGTACCGATCTGACTACCGCGTTGCAGGAGGGATTCAACCTGATAGACACTTTTTTACGGATGTATAAAGAAGGCATTCCTGCTTCCTCAGCTCCCCCGATTACCTCCTTGATTTTAATCAGTGATGGAGATAGGCCTCTCACACGGGATATGTATAATCTCCTTGCCAGGCGGGGAAGTAGCGTTCCGGTTTTTACCATTGGAATCGGATCTGAAGATCCCACCTACATTCCAGATCCCCTTTCTCCCCTGGGCTATCTCACGGATCAAAAGGGTCAACCGGTCACAACGGCCCTTAAAGCAGATGTTCTTCAATTTATCGCAGAGAAAACAGGTGGAACGTATTATACCCTTGAAAACCGCGGGGAATTGTTTGCAACGCTTCAGGATATCATCCAAAAACAAGGGAGTCAAAACCAACGAGAATATACCTATCCTTATCCGCTTCGTTCTTTTTTCTTTTTAGGCGCTTTCATTCTTCTTCTTATTTTTTATAGGCTGGAGGAGGGATGA